A genomic stretch from Chitinophaga agri includes:
- a CDS encoding serine hydrolase: MKRIILPLLLLIQLTIYAQTDQEKILATENNLVGIVQIAGEAPWTIAERMAHYKIPGLSIAVIQHYKLVWAKGYGWADDSLKIPVTTQTLFQAASVSKSLNAVGVLRLVQDKKLDLYTDINAYLTSWHFPYDSLSKGKKITVANLLSHSAGLTVHGFGGYQQGTALPTVVQILDGIKPANSLAVRSMYEPGIRTQYSGGGTTISQLIVMDVTHLPYADYMEKEVLRPLGMHASTFSQPPADIKAAHLATGYRINGKPLAGNYHIYPEQAAAGLWTNPTDLAKYIIETQLAYEGRSAKVLDQATTKLRLTPYLDKNAALGVFTDTDSAGYFGHGGANEGFRCQYFGSLKDGNGVVLMVNSDNGSILQEVINSVAKVYGFKELYHSTIKETVALEDSALHSYLGQYALSPTFIITVFKEGKGIYAQATGQDRFVIYPETQTKFFATEPPLSLEFKKDTTGKVNSFTLYQNGRQLEAKKIR, from the coding sequence ATGAAACGAATCATTTTACCATTACTCCTGTTAATTCAGTTAACCATCTATGCGCAAACCGACCAAGAAAAAATACTGGCAACAGAGAATAACCTGGTCGGCATAGTACAGATAGCCGGCGAAGCGCCATGGACAATTGCGGAAAGAATGGCTCATTACAAAATACCAGGACTTAGTATAGCCGTTATACAGCATTACAAACTTGTCTGGGCAAAAGGCTATGGTTGGGCAGATGATAGTCTGAAAATTCCGGTTACAACACAAACACTTTTCCAGGCGGCCTCTGTCAGCAAATCTCTTAACGCGGTAGGCGTGCTCAGGCTCGTACAGGATAAAAAACTGGACTTATATACTGATATTAATGCTTATCTCACCAGCTGGCACTTTCCTTATGACAGTCTGTCTAAAGGGAAAAAGATCACGGTGGCTAACCTGCTGAGTCATTCTGCAGGATTGACAGTACATGGTTTTGGAGGTTATCAGCAGGGAACCGCTTTGCCAACTGTTGTACAGATCCTGGATGGCATAAAACCAGCCAATTCATTAGCAGTACGCTCTATGTATGAACCTGGCATAAGAACGCAATACTCAGGCGGCGGTACAACAATATCCCAGTTAATTGTAATGGATGTAACCCACCTGCCGTATGCTGATTATATGGAAAAAGAAGTACTAAGACCTTTAGGAATGCATGCCAGCACTTTTTCCCAACCGCCTGCCGATATAAAAGCAGCGCATCTTGCGACCGGTTATCGCATAAATGGAAAACCACTGGCGGGAAACTATCACATCTATCCGGAGCAGGCAGCTGCAGGCCTGTGGACAAACCCTACTGACCTCGCAAAATATATTATTGAAACGCAGCTGGCTTACGAAGGTAGATCTGCCAAAGTGTTAGATCAGGCGACAACCAAACTCCGCCTCACTCCCTACCTTGATAAAAATGCTGCTTTAGGTGTATTTACGGATACTGATAGTGCCGGGTACTTTGGACATGGAGGCGCGAATGAAGGATTTCGTTGTCAATATTTCGGAAGTCTGAAAGATGGAAATGGTGTAGTGCTAATGGTGAACTCCGACAACGGCAGTATTTTGCAGGAAGTGATAAACAGCGTCGCTAAGGTCTATGGATTTAAAGAATTGTACCATTCCACTATTAAGGAAACTGTAGCCCTGGAAGATTCCGCACTGCATAGCTACCTTGGCCAATACGCACTGTCGCCCACTTTTATTATCACTGTTTTCAAAGAGGGCAAAGGCATATATGCACAAGCAACCGGACAGGACAGGTTTGTTATCTACCCTGAAACACAAACTAAGTTTTTCGCTACAGAACCTCCGCTATCACTCGAGTTCAAAAAAGATACTACCGGTAAGGTAAATTCGTTCACACTTTACCAGAATGGCCGACAGCTTGAAGCAAAAAAGATCAGATAG
- a CDS encoding DNA alkylation repair protein — protein MDATDIIDLLKEKADTRYHTGMQRFGIDNEKALGVSIPEVRKLARIIKKDHELALQLWNTDIHEARILASLIADPKLVTPQLIDSWANEFTSWDICDQTCGNLFDRTPYAIEKALEFSEHDKEFVKRAGFVLMAALSVHDKKAKDAVFIKFFPIIEREAWDERNFVKKAVNWALRQIGKRNGTLLPMAIQCAERISQQNTRAAKWIARDALRELREVPNK, from the coding sequence ATGGATGCTACCGACATCATAGACCTCCTGAAAGAGAAAGCAGATACCAGGTATCATACCGGTATGCAGCGCTTCGGTATTGACAATGAAAAGGCGTTGGGCGTCAGCATACCTGAAGTGAGGAAACTGGCCAGGATAATAAAAAAGGATCATGAACTGGCGCTTCAGCTTTGGAACACCGATATACACGAAGCCCGTATACTGGCATCGTTAATTGCCGATCCTAAACTGGTTACTCCCCAGTTGATCGACAGCTGGGCAAATGAATTTACAAGCTGGGACATCTGCGACCAGACTTGCGGCAACCTGTTTGACCGTACACCTTATGCTATAGAAAAAGCACTGGAATTCAGTGAACATGACAAGGAATTTGTTAAACGCGCCGGCTTTGTACTGATGGCGGCATTATCAGTACATGATAAAAAGGCAAAAGATGCCGTTTTTATTAAGTTCTTCCCCATTATAGAACGTGAAGCATGGGATGAGCGCAACTTTGTGAAGAAAGCCGTTAACTGGGCTTTACGACAAATTGGTAAACGCAACGGAACATTATTACCTATGGCCATACAATGTGCAGAACGTATTTCACAGCAGAACACCAGGGCCGCCAAATGGATAGCCAGAGATGCATTAAGGGAACTAAGAGAAGTACCCAATAAATAA
- a CDS encoding DUF4249 domain-containing protein — translation MQMKMLLLLSLLLILGACEKSFNISIPDDSNKPVLNLLMNKDSVMIARVALSTRLGDRKDTNELKDAVVNLFENGIFKERLSPYILSGRVYYRSKSVAKTGVTYRISAAVPGYEEVSGSDIVPDTVDPGPIRMTVSRIDQWRNRAVINIQLHDDPAVQNYYRIRLYQVLNWVGADGDTVRLKLPQYFESGEMGLPLLEDDTHPEFYTTDALFNGRNLVVTLKADVQDNLKTMIVEVSSLTYHSYNYLNSAYQAQEKNEDGLSEKVIVYNNILKGFGIVGGVAQREYELSR, via the coding sequence ATGCAGATGAAAATGTTGTTGCTCTTATCTCTTTTACTCATTCTGGGTGCTTGTGAGAAGTCTTTTAACATATCTATTCCTGATGATTCTAATAAGCCGGTACTAAATCTGCTTATGAATAAAGACAGTGTGATGATTGCACGGGTCGCTTTATCTACGAGACTGGGGGATAGAAAAGACACAAATGAACTGAAAGACGCCGTCGTTAATCTTTTTGAGAATGGCATTTTTAAAGAGAGGCTTAGTCCATATATCTTGTCAGGGCGTGTTTATTATCGTAGTAAGAGCGTCGCCAAGACCGGGGTTACGTACCGCATCTCGGCGGCTGTACCGGGATATGAAGAGGTGTCGGGAAGTGATATTGTACCGGATACGGTGGATCCCGGTCCCATAAGGATGACGGTTAGCCGGATTGACCAATGGCGTAACAGAGCCGTTATCAATATTCAATTGCACGATGATCCCGCTGTACAGAATTATTATCGCATCAGACTTTACCAGGTACTTAACTGGGTAGGCGCAGATGGTGATACTGTACGTTTAAAATTACCTCAGTATTTTGAATCGGGTGAGATGGGACTGCCATTATTAGAAGACGATACTCATCCTGAGTTCTATACAACAGATGCATTGTTTAACGGCCGTAACCTGGTAGTTACACTGAAAGCAGATGTGCAGGATAATCTTAAGACCATGATCGTTGAAGTAAGCTCGCTGACCTATCATAGCTATAATTACCTGAACAGCGCTTATCAGGCACAGGAGAAGAATGAAGATGGCTTGTCTGAGAAAGTGATTGTGTATAACAATATTCTAAAGGGATTCGGGATCGTCGGAGGCGTGGCACAGCGGGAGTATGAGCTGTCGAGATGA
- a CDS encoding TonB-dependent receptor — protein sequence MRYFITICLLLGWLPVRAQDMERKITISIPASSLEATLKLLQQQSGIPISYERTRVQGIRVKARAYRDATVETILRDILKGTPADVKQMGGNLLIIARPVSTNTLSGFVEDAVSGEKLIGVSLAAMVAQSGTTTNNYGFYSITLPGDSLHLQLSYIGYQRLDTVIGMKGDQRIHFRLQPANRQLAAVTINGTRTASSQMSAINLPASQVRSLPRLLGEPDLLKTLQMMPGVKQGTEGSSALLIRGGTPDQNLILLDGAPLYHPMHLLGIFSTFNTSVLKDVTLYKGAFPARYGGRLSSVVDISTKDGDMYKQHGDFSIGLLSTQLTLEGPLRKGKTSYVLSGRRSYPDLIAGPIAKSSAVDLKKFSLFFYDLNAKVHHELSSGDKLYASFYMGKDRLRIQEKYALDDEAPAENYDLSDLAVQWGNITGTLRWTHIISPKLFTNTMLIGSSYKFSTGVYTEDKYDGDGSSNALKLHSGISDYGIKTDIDYRPMPAHAVKMGASYMYRVFTPGIVRVKQTSGDDITLDSMNNNRNIRAGEMDLYVEDDWEIAPRLKLNAGVHWSGFNVQSHFYHSLQPRASMRFLLPGDWALKASYTHMTQYIHLLANNSISLPTDLWVPATRRVAPQQARQFALGLARNVFRNRYELSAEVYYKKMYNVAEYKDGAAYLTTSKGDTWQEQIASGTGRSYGLEFLLQKKTGRLTGWLGYTWAVSDRNIPGVNYGHTFYYKYDRRHDLHLVTIYKLKRNIELSGTWTYQSASPFTVPVARYEGVNGPISPNDPNYWNPTVDYINNRNNLRISAYHRLDLGVNFIKQKSNGNIRTWNISVLNAYNRMNPFFYYVKQYADNTPKVRLSGIVLLPLIPSFSYNLRF from the coding sequence ATGCGCTATTTTATAACTATTTGTTTATTACTCGGCTGGCTTCCTGTCAGGGCACAGGATATGGAGCGGAAGATCACTATCAGTATTCCGGCGTCATCTCTTGAAGCAACGTTGAAATTGCTGCAGCAACAAAGTGGAATACCTATATCGTATGAGCGTACGCGGGTGCAGGGTATACGTGTGAAAGCGCGTGCGTACAGGGACGCAACGGTGGAAACAATACTGCGTGATATCCTGAAAGGTACGCCAGCCGATGTTAAACAGATGGGTGGTAATCTGCTGATCATAGCACGTCCGGTGAGTACCAATACACTGAGCGGGTTTGTTGAAGATGCTGTAAGTGGTGAGAAACTGATCGGTGTTTCACTCGCAGCGATGGTGGCACAATCTGGTACGACGACTAACAACTATGGTTTTTACAGTATCACACTGCCCGGCGACTCATTACATCTGCAGCTATCTTATATCGGTTATCAGCGACTGGATACTGTTATCGGTATGAAGGGGGATCAACGTATTCATTTCAGGCTACAGCCTGCCAACAGGCAACTCGCGGCTGTCACCATTAATGGTACGCGTACAGCATCCTCACAAATGAGTGCCATTAATCTGCCAGCTTCGCAGGTACGCTCATTGCCACGTCTGCTGGGTGAGCCCGATCTACTGAAAACTTTGCAAATGATGCCCGGCGTCAAACAGGGTACGGAAGGCTCAAGTGCGTTACTGATCCGTGGCGGAACACCTGATCAGAACCTCATACTGCTGGATGGCGCACCATTGTACCATCCTATGCATCTGCTGGGTATATTCTCAACATTTAATACCAGTGTACTAAAAGACGTAACACTGTATAAAGGCGCATTCCCCGCACGTTATGGCGGAAGATTGTCATCGGTCGTAGACATCTCAACAAAGGACGGCGATATGTATAAACAGCATGGAGACTTTTCCATTGGACTGCTTTCTACGCAACTAACACTGGAAGGCCCACTCAGAAAAGGGAAAACGTCTTATGTGCTTTCCGGACGGCGGTCCTACCCTGATCTCATCGCAGGACCGATCGCAAAAAGTTCTGCAGTGGATCTGAAAAAGTTCAGCCTCTTTTTCTATGATCTGAATGCAAAGGTGCATCACGAGCTTTCGTCAGGAGACAAGCTGTATGCTAGTTTTTATATGGGGAAGGACAGGCTGAGGATACAGGAAAAATATGCGTTGGATGATGAAGCACCTGCGGAAAATTACGATCTGTCAGACCTGGCAGTTCAGTGGGGGAACATTACGGGTACCTTGCGTTGGACGCATATCATATCTCCGAAGCTGTTCACCAACACCATGCTGATAGGTAGTAGTTACAAATTCAGTACAGGTGTGTATACGGAAGATAAATATGATGGGGATGGCAGCTCCAATGCCCTGAAGCTACATTCCGGAATAAGCGATTACGGCATCAAAACAGATATCGATTATCGTCCTATGCCTGCTCATGCAGTTAAAATGGGGGCGTCATATATGTACCGGGTATTTACTCCGGGTATCGTTCGAGTGAAACAGACCAGTGGAGACGACATTACCCTGGATTCGATGAACAACAACCGTAACATCCGGGCGGGAGAGATGGACCTGTATGTGGAAGATGACTGGGAGATCGCGCCACGTTTGAAATTGAATGCCGGTGTGCACTGGAGTGGATTCAACGTGCAGTCGCATTTTTATCATTCTTTGCAGCCCCGCGCCAGCATGCGGTTTTTACTGCCTGGAGACTGGGCACTGAAGGCATCTTATACCCACATGACCCAGTACATTCATCTGTTAGCAAATAATTCCATCTCATTGCCCACAGACTTATGGGTGCCAGCTACAAGGAGAGTAGCCCCCCAGCAGGCCCGCCAGTTTGCCCTGGGACTGGCACGTAACGTATTCCGAAACAGGTATGAATTGTCTGCAGAGGTCTATTATAAGAAGATGTATAACGTAGCGGAGTACAAAGACGGCGCTGCATACCTTACCACCAGTAAAGGAGATACCTGGCAGGAACAGATCGCGTCAGGTACTGGCAGGTCGTACGGGCTCGAATTCTTACTACAGAAGAAAACAGGACGCTTAACCGGCTGGCTGGGATATACCTGGGCCGTTTCCGACCGTAATATTCCAGGTGTTAATTATGGTCATACATTCTACTATAAATATGATCGGAGGCATGATCTTCATCTGGTGACGATCTATAAACTGAAAAGGAATATCGAGCTTTCGGGCACCTGGACGTATCAGTCAGCATCTCCCTTTACCGTTCCTGTGGCCAGGTATGAAGGTGTTAACGGGCCGATATCGCCAAACGATCCGAATTACTGGAATCCAACGGTAGACTATATCAATAACCGGAATAACTTAAGGATTTCAGCTTATCATCGCCTCGATCTGGGCGTGAACTTTATCAAACAGAAAAGTAATGGAAATATACGTACGTGGAATATTAGCGTATTAAATGCATATAACAGGATGAACCCATTCTTTTATTATGTAAAGCAGTATGCGGATAATACGCCGAAGGTACGACTTAGTGGTATTGTGTTATTACCACTTATACCCAGTTTCTCTTATAATTTAAGATTCTAA
- a CDS encoding FecR domain-containing protein: MKYIQSEKVTVMVSSGAVQVADSTGVLDILKAGQQLSYEVTRHTVARTAGEVADWRNGNLTISDASLAEVVRILENYYGLQVIVDVAANTAYRFTFRISKHDTVEDVLAMLKDISGLEYTRSGITLTIH, encoded by the coding sequence TTGAAATATATACAGTCAGAGAAAGTGACGGTAATGGTTAGTTCCGGGGCCGTGCAGGTGGCTGACAGTACGGGCGTCCTGGACATCCTCAAAGCAGGACAGCAACTCAGCTATGAGGTAACCAGGCATACTGTTGCAAGGACGGCAGGAGAGGTGGCCGACTGGCGTAATGGAAATCTGACGATCAGTGATGCGTCCTTGGCCGAGGTGGTACGTATCCTTGAAAACTATTATGGATTGCAGGTCATAGTGGATGTTGCAGCCAACACAGCTTACCGTTTTACATTTCGCATCAGCAAGCACGATACGGTAGAAGATGTACTGGCGATGCTGAAAGATATCAGCGGACTTGAATATACACGCAGTGGAATTACGTTGACCATACATTAA
- a CDS encoding TlpA family protein disulfide reductase yields the protein MKKYLLYILLCCMFTYMQGFSNTRYAAISGDTLLNTPAPRFTMLDTRGKAVSLTDYKGRILVVCFWSTWCYYCHKDFPMINKVMQRYANDTTVAFLFVDTREKSEQYRDLVQKDLARFKYNFHVVFDEKGKDGNQNMYYNEFGTIGLPTRFIIDGNMNIRQKFIGYDPRLTEEEAAAVFVRSIEAVRK from the coding sequence ATGAAAAAGTATCTGCTTTACATTCTATTGTGTTGCATGTTTACCTATATGCAGGGCTTCTCTAACACCAGGTATGCTGCCATATCCGGTGATACACTATTAAATACCCCTGCCCCCCGTTTCACTATGTTAGATACAAGGGGGAAAGCGGTCAGTCTTACGGATTATAAAGGTAGGATACTGGTTGTGTGTTTCTGGTCTACGTGGTGTTATTATTGCCACAAGGATTTTCCAATGATCAATAAGGTGATGCAACGGTATGCGAATGATACGACTGTCGCTTTTCTTTTTGTAGATACCCGTGAGAAGTCAGAACAGTATAGGGATCTTGTGCAAAAGGACCTGGCCAGGTTTAAGTATAACTTTCATGTTGTGTTTGATGAAAAGGGAAAAGACGGTAATCAGAACATGTACTATAATGAGTTTGGAACGATTGGTTTGCCGACACGGTTTATCATTGACGGCAATATGAACATTCGTCAGAAATTCATTGGATATGATCCGCGTTTGACGGAGGAAGAAGCCGCGGCAGTATTTGTCAGATCGATTGAAGCGGTAAGGAAATAG
- a CDS encoding sensor histidine kinase, translated as MRRKLKFTFFISAMTALLIVLFQTYWVYNSFKVSRRNFTTSAKHALQRSISLYQLGQSEMPTSLKYRDPTLTFFLRTIPNRDSIAFDTPKVIKPFHAEFLTVKIDEYNISEVNALLGRLISQQLRRPVNADSLNLIYKEELRKENIEVPFHIIVVDSSSIIRQHDIAVPIKFHRSPVVIVRAIPINFSLALWKENIIPAVISLILILLSAGSLFVMGSMILRQMRLNTFKDEFINNITHELRTPITILKSSADALKSFGVSSDPERLARYININVTILDKLDKDIDRILEVSKYEHGILHAQRKVVNLTALSREIANRFDLQAPDSISIRNTLPNGEANTDCLIIDTILSNLIDNAIKYSPGDIRIDLGFAPIADGWKLRIRDNGKGIEQFHLPFIFDKFYRAQSVNVHDVKGYGLGLSYVKLLVSALHGNISVRSQVNKGTTFTIHFHD; from the coding sequence ATGAGGAGAAAACTGAAATTTACGTTTTTCATTTCCGCAATGACCGCATTGCTGATCGTGCTATTTCAGACCTACTGGGTATATAATAGCTTTAAAGTTAGCAGGCGAAATTTTACGACTTCCGCAAAACACGCATTGCAGAGAAGCATCAGTCTGTACCAGCTCGGTCAAAGTGAAATGCCTACATCCCTGAAGTACAGGGATCCAACCCTCACTTTTTTTCTGAGGACCATCCCCAACAGGGACTCCATTGCTTTTGATACGCCAAAAGTTATCAAACCTTTTCATGCCGAGTTCCTGACCGTCAAAATAGATGAATATAATATCAGCGAAGTGAACGCGCTCCTGGGACGCCTGATATCTCAGCAACTGCGGCGACCTGTAAACGCTGATTCGTTAAACCTCATTTATAAAGAAGAGCTTCGGAAGGAAAACATTGAGGTGCCCTTTCACATCATCGTTGTGGACAGCAGTAGCATCATCAGACAACATGATATTGCTGTGCCTATCAAGTTTCACAGATCGCCTGTAGTGATTGTCAGGGCAATTCCAATCAACTTCTCACTGGCATTGTGGAAGGAGAACATTATTCCTGCTGTCATTTCCCTGATCCTGATATTATTATCCGCCGGAAGTCTTTTTGTAATGGGCAGTATGATACTACGTCAGATGAGGCTGAACACGTTCAAAGATGAATTTATCAATAACATCACACATGAATTAAGGACACCTATCACGATACTGAAATCCTCGGCCGATGCACTGAAGAGCTTTGGTGTTTCCTCCGATCCGGAGCGGCTTGCCAGGTACATAAACATCAACGTGACCATCCTTGATAAACTCGACAAAGACATCGACCGCATCCTGGAAGTAAGCAAGTATGAGCACGGCATCCTGCATGCACAGCGGAAAGTTGTCAATTTAACAGCCCTTTCCAGAGAAATAGCCAACCGGTTTGACCTGCAGGCCCCTGACAGCATTTCCATTCGTAACACGTTACCCAACGGAGAAGCAAATACCGATTGTCTCATCATAGATACCATCCTGAGCAATCTCATAGACAATGCGATCAAATATTCGCCGGGAGATATCCGCATAGATCTCGGCTTTGCTCCCATAGCCGACGGATGGAAACTGCGGATACGGGATAACGGGAAAGGTATTGAACAATTTCATTTACCTTTTATCTTTGACAAATTCTACCGCGCACAATCTGTCAATGTTCATGATGTGAAAGGTTATGGGCTGGGACTGAGTTACGTTAAATTACTGGTATCTGCATTACACGGGAACATCTCCGTCAGAAGTCAGGTAAATAAGGGAACAACTTTTACGATTCATTTCCATGACTAA
- a CDS encoding response regulator transcription factor, protein MTNKINVLLVEDEPVLAAIIKESLETRDFLVSIAINGNNGWTLFKKLKPDICIIDVMLPGKDGFSLVSDIRTVDEKIPIIFLTARKQPEDVIRGLEIGADDYMKKPFSMEELVLRLKIMVRRQVQFSGPMNSTAGMLKVGRFTFNTQKQELTTQEQVIQLSQREADLLRLLIGAKNELLDRKTALLKLWGDDDPFTARSMDVYITRLRKYLREDTSVGIINIRGKGYSLIEYV, encoded by the coding sequence ATGACTAATAAGATCAATGTACTACTTGTAGAAGACGAGCCGGTATTGGCTGCCATCATAAAGGAATCACTTGAAACGCGTGATTTCCTCGTCAGCATTGCTATTAATGGCAATAACGGATGGACCCTGTTCAAAAAACTGAAACCGGATATCTGTATCATTGATGTGATGCTACCTGGTAAAGACGGGTTTTCACTAGTATCTGATATTCGCACTGTAGATGAAAAAATCCCTATTATTTTTCTCACAGCTCGAAAACAGCCAGAAGATGTGATACGGGGACTAGAAATAGGCGCAGATGATTACATGAAAAAGCCTTTCTCGATGGAGGAACTGGTGTTACGACTAAAGATAATGGTGCGGAGACAGGTTCAGTTCTCAGGCCCCATGAACAGTACGGCAGGTATGCTGAAAGTAGGCCGTTTTACTTTTAATACGCAAAAACAGGAATTAACGACACAGGAACAGGTCATCCAGCTATCACAACGTGAAGCGGACTTACTGAGGTTATTAATTGGCGCGAAAAACGAGCTGTTAGACCGTAAAACGGCACTGCTTAAATTATGGGGAGACGATGATCCATTCACGGCCAGAAGCATGGACGTCTACATCACCCGGCTCCGTAAATACCTTCGGGAGGACACTTCTGTAGGGATCATTAATATCCGGGGGAAAGGATATAGTCTGATAGAATATGTATAA
- a CDS encoding antibiotic biosynthesis monooxygenase — MNIFSLWRLALSSFADTWTRRLLHRHSDRSMITVITEYQTKTAYQHAFVEALSAYVDHAVRADGNIMSAAYYERGDICVMWMIERWNNYRCYSNNRSCREIKKIRALEKTGLIAAADTTFLKDLLSLSNHSMTIPSRIKEQPVTIMLLVDVKPGTENQFRAINETVMSVFRNEPGVLLFQLSNVIYEKTKFIVCKQFRDRDTFLYHLKDPALQPVISFLQSSVKEHPYEKGYHHLIQFAPLHLV, encoded by the coding sequence ATGAACATATTCAGCCTATGGCGGCTGGCCCTGTCATCATTTGCAGATACCTGGACCAGGCGCTTACTTCACCGGCATTCAGATAGGTCAATGATCACAGTCATAACGGAATATCAAACGAAAACGGCTTATCAGCACGCATTTGTGGAAGCTTTAAGTGCATATGTAGACCATGCTGTCAGGGCAGATGGAAATATCATGTCAGCCGCCTATTATGAGAGGGGAGATATTTGTGTTATGTGGATGATCGAGCGATGGAACAACTACCGATGTTACAGTAACAACAGGAGCTGCAGAGAGATAAAGAAGATCAGGGCGCTGGAAAAAACCGGGCTGATCGCCGCAGCCGACACTACCTTCCTGAAAGACTTACTCTCGCTTTCCAATCATTCAATGACTATACCATCGAGGATTAAGGAGCAGCCTGTCACTATTATGTTGCTCGTAGATGTAAAACCAGGGACTGAAAATCAATTCCGAGCGATCAACGAGACAGTGATGTCCGTTTTCAGGAACGAACCGGGGGTATTACTTTTTCAGCTCAGCAATGTAATATATGAAAAAACGAAGTTTATCGTCTGCAAGCAGTTCCGCGACAGGGATACTTTTCTATATCATTTAAAGGATCCCGCACTCCAGCCTGTGATCTCATTTCTGCAAAGCTCGGTAAAAGAGCATCCATATGAAAAAGGATACCACCATCTGATCCAGTTCGCACCATTACATCTCGTCTAA
- a CDS encoding type 1 glutamine amidotransferase family protein: MKKRILIIASNANTIGPRNRRTGTFLSEVAHPYVVFDKAGFQVDFATLSGDAPYLDALSLADDPDNLKF, from the coding sequence ATGAAAAAGAGAATTCTCATTATCGCTTCCAATGCGAACACCATCGGACCTCGCAACAGGAGAACCGGTACATTTCTTTCAGAAGTGGCCCATCCTTACGTCGTATTCGATAAAGCAGGATTCCAGGTTGATTTTGCTACGTTATCGGGCGATGCTCCCTATCTGGATGCACTGAGCCTTGCCGACGACCCTGACAACCTGAAGTTCTGA
- a CDS encoding alpha/beta fold hydrolase: MKTRKTIFMLATGVTLICMSFSFISLRNFTGKVRHAVKEDKPTIVLVHGAFADGSSWSKVIPILQEKGYRTIAVQNPLTSLEDDVAFVQRALREVEGKIVLVAHSWGGVVITQAGNDNKVQSLVYVAAYAPDEGQSIQSLEKDAYEVRKHPRVPGLADPVITDGYIRLKEEAVVSHFAQDLPKQEARNIAASQGRFHLSTITAKVSNPAWKTKPSFFIVADNDHIISPLLEADMAQTIGATTYHLPTSHVAMLAKPEEVAKVILKAAGGQ, from the coding sequence ATGAAAACAAGAAAGACAATCTTCATGTTGGCTACCGGTGTCACACTGATATGCATGAGCTTTTCGTTTATTTCCCTGCGAAACTTTACTGGTAAAGTTAGACATGCTGTAAAAGAAGACAAACCGACGATCGTATTAGTTCATGGCGCTTTTGCCGATGGATCATCATGGAGTAAGGTAATACCTATCCTGCAGGAAAAGGGGTATCGTACGATCGCTGTTCAAAACCCACTGACCTCCCTGGAAGATGATGTCGCCTTTGTTCAGCGGGCACTTCGGGAAGTTGAAGGAAAAATTGTCCTAGTAGCGCACTCCTGGGGAGGTGTTGTGATCACACAGGCAGGAAACGATAATAAGGTGCAGTCTCTGGTATATGTGGCGGCCTATGCGCCTGACGAAGGACAAAGCATCCAGAGCCTTGAGAAGGATGCATATGAAGTCAGGAAACATCCGCGTGTGCCGGGACTGGCTGATCCTGTCATTACAGATGGGTACATCAGGCTGAAAGAAGAAGCCGTGGTCAGTCACTTTGCACAAGATCTGCCAAAACAGGAAGCAAGGAACATTGCTGCCAGCCAGGGACGCTTTCATCTAAGTACCATTACTGCGAAAGTTTCCAATCCGGCATGGAAGACCAAACCTTCTTTTTTTATTGTTGCTGACAATGATCATATCATCTCACCGCTGCTGGAAGCTGATATGGCGCAAACTATCGGTGCGACCACCTACCATCTACCCACCAGTCATGTTGCGATGCTGGCCAAGCCCGAAGAAGTAGCGAAAGTGATCCTAAAGGCGGCCGGCGGCCAATAA
- a CDS encoding putative quinol monooxygenase, producing MKTTPVHVVARWKVKAGKLEQVLPLLKEIRTMSLREEGNLFYEIHQSKADVNTLILFEGYADETAQQTHVQSAHFKRIVTEQIVPMLKEREVTLAIPINI from the coding sequence ATGAAAACTACACCCGTTCATGTCGTAGCCCGCTGGAAAGTAAAGGCGGGAAAACTGGAACAAGTGCTGCCGTTACTCAAAGAAATACGCACTATGAGCCTCCGGGAAGAAGGTAACCTGTTTTATGAGATACATCAGAGTAAAGCCGATGTCAATACGCTCATTCTTTTCGAGGGATATGCCGACGAAACTGCACAGCAAACGCATGTACAATCCGCACATTTTAAACGGATTGTGACAGAACAGATTGTGCCCATGCTGAAAGAACGGGAAGTGACACTGGCCATCCCCATCAATATCTAA